Proteins encoded in a region of the Armatimonadota bacterium genome:
- a CDS encoding C40 family peptidase — protein MRTFVPVVFLALSVPFARAEEGGKVIGKLGQAIEATPIRSAATSRAKVYYTAKKFQYLVINTTKNPEWVSVLLQNGRSGYIQADKVARLPYDVKVKAPEVKPGTSARDSRAALNTSRGTGVKAQMLEYSFQFIGTPYVWGGNSLKNGIDCSGFVQQLFGKIGVDLPRTASEQALVGIPISRLEELQPGDRLYFWEAKRAKIGHTGIFLGFREGHAFFIHSSSGRHGVQTDDLANPKWRKLLVAARRDG, from the coding sequence ATGCGTACTTTCGTCCCTGTCGTGTTCCTCGCCCTCTCGGTGCCCTTTGCTCGGGCCGAGGAAGGCGGGAAGGTCATCGGAAAACTGGGACAGGCGATCGAAGCGACGCCGATCCGATCGGCCGCGACGTCGCGGGCCAAGGTCTATTACACGGCCAAGAAGTTCCAGTACCTCGTCATCAACACGACGAAGAACCCGGAATGGGTGAGCGTCCTTCTGCAGAACGGCCGCAGCGGCTATATCCAGGCGGACAAGGTCGCACGATTGCCGTACGACGTCAAGGTGAAGGCGCCGGAAGTGAAACCTGGGACGTCGGCCCGTGATTCTCGGGCGGCCTTGAACACGTCGAGAGGGACCGGGGTCAAGGCCCAAATGCTCGAGTACTCGTTCCAGTTCATCGGTACGCCGTACGTCTGGGGCGGGAACAGCCTGAAGAACGGTATCGACTGTTCGGGCTTCGTCCAGCAACTGTTCGGCAAGATCGGCGTCGACCTACCGAGGACCGCATCGGAGCAGGCCCTTGTCGGCATCCCGATCTCAAGGCTCGAAGAACTTCAGCCGGGCGACAGGCTCTATTTTTGGGAAGCGAAGCGGGCCAAGATCGGTCATACGGGGATTTTTCTCGGATTCCGGGAGGGACATGCGTTCTTCATCCACTCCAGCTCGGGCCGGCACGGCGTCCAGACCGACGACCTCGCTAACCCGAAGTGGCGCAAACTTCTTGTCGCGGCCCGTCGCGACGGCTAG
- a CDS encoding PD40 domain-containing protein produces the protein MSRRSSLCLMALAVVVPASARPVLRATDPCLSPDGKTVAFSWQGDVWTAPVSGDGPARRLTVHPADDTFPRWSPDGRRIYFASTRNGSMDVYAMAPSGDDIKRITYDSGAEYPLCVSPDGSRLYGYTTSFGRMDVFRVPTGGGDVVRLTSHPFEVEYYPSVSPDGSKVVYNTGGGPGNWRKPGHGGSNTARIWIADNVVPFRNHKMVLPGDHDDLFPTYIGAETLLFVSNRSGAPNLWTVRTDGKGLRQITKFTSGTVRLPSADAAGRTAVFQKDSRIWKVDLNSGAAAPMDIEAPADSQRDPSQDFSLTTGAREFTVSPNGKRAVLAVRGDLFLIPERGGTTRRLTTSPRYDGQAAWLDDKTVLFAASGDGAKRSLQTVTVEGDVKTFLTDEKDLTCPTVSPDRKWVAFHVGDREIRVVPSAGGTAKKLAEGDFGGALEGNRAFNWSPDGKWLAYRTAKPRGIAIEAVNVETGQSVLLAMVGKEASAPVFSGDGKAVAYAAVEGVNYSEVRDSKRPLVVVDLVPQPVTYSEDDLDKIDAPKEETPKDPSVRIVERGLQDRRRVLATGDIGGLWSGDGRSVYANVDGQLATVDLRTGAVKPVTAVTGAVGSLETASNRQKVYVVQAGRPSALTVASGALAPVAFNAQYTVDMAAEESALFEEVWWAMDRLYYNPAMNDKPWRQIRDDFKAIVPGVQSREDFYALMGEMMELLDSSHLGANAPGAGRTGGDEAAWLGVEWDPVALDTRGAYVVKEVYEGTPASNPDSELKPGDRIESVDGTALSSATPLSTLLNKKAGRKTSLSVSRNDRTVSLTIQPVRPSARTGILYRTWVEKNRRLVDQYSKGRFGYIHIQSMDVPSLDVFLREIQTELNGKDGVLLDVRYNGGGFTSHIILNTMLKSPWLIRTVRDNPGVKFSENNFRGNALELPAACLTNQYSFSNAEIFSEGFRRLKLGPVVGETTAGGVIGTGAFGLWDGGSIRMPGSGAYAINGENLEANGRKPDVEVRWNPNDSAEDRDPQLETAVKELLKRIPAKG, from the coding sequence ATGTCCCGTCGCAGTTCGCTTTGTCTGATGGCCCTCGCCGTCGTCGTCCCGGCGTCCGCACGCCCTGTCCTCCGCGCCACGGACCCCTGCCTGTCGCCCGACGGCAAGACCGTGGCGTTCTCTTGGCAGGGCGACGTCTGGACCGCGCCCGTGTCGGGAGACGGCCCGGCGCGACGTTTGACCGTCCATCCTGCCGACGACACGTTCCCCCGCTGGTCTCCCGACGGCCGCCGTATCTACTTCGCGTCGACGAGGAACGGCTCCATGGACGTCTATGCCATGGCTCCGTCCGGTGACGACATCAAGCGGATCACCTACGACAGCGGGGCCGAGTATCCGCTGTGCGTCTCTCCCGACGGGAGCAGGCTTTACGGTTATACGACCTCGTTCGGCCGTATGGACGTGTTCCGCGTTCCGACCGGCGGCGGCGACGTCGTCCGACTGACGTCCCACCCGTTCGAAGTCGAATACTATCCGTCTGTCTCGCCCGACGGGAGCAAAGTCGTCTACAACACGGGCGGTGGGCCCGGAAACTGGAGGAAACCGGGACACGGGGGCTCGAACACAGCCCGTATTTGGATCGCCGACAACGTCGTCCCCTTCAGGAACCACAAAATGGTGCTGCCTGGTGACCACGACGACCTGTTCCCGACCTATATCGGGGCGGAGACCCTCCTCTTCGTGTCCAACAGGTCGGGCGCACCGAACTTGTGGACCGTCAGGACCGACGGGAAGGGGCTGCGCCAGATCACGAAGTTCACCTCCGGAACGGTCCGGCTCCCATCGGCCGACGCTGCGGGCCGGACAGCCGTCTTTCAGAAGGACTCCCGCATCTGGAAGGTCGACCTGAACTCGGGCGCGGCCGCGCCGATGGACATCGAGGCGCCCGCCGACAGCCAGCGCGATCCGTCCCAAGACTTTTCCCTCACGACCGGTGCCCGCGAATTCACCGTGTCACCAAACGGGAAACGGGCGGTTCTGGCCGTCCGGGGCGACTTGTTCCTGATCCCGGAGAGAGGCGGGACGACCCGCCGTCTGACGACTTCGCCCCGCTACGACGGGCAGGCGGCCTGGCTGGACGACAAGACCGTCCTGTTCGCCGCGTCCGGGGACGGGGCCAAACGTTCGCTGCAGACCGTCACCGTCGAAGGAGACGTCAAGACGTTCTTGACCGATGAGAAGGATCTGACCTGCCCGACCGTCTCACCCGACCGCAAATGGGTCGCGTTCCATGTCGGCGACCGCGAGATCAGGGTCGTCCCTTCTGCGGGTGGCACCGCCAAAAAACTGGCAGAGGGAGATTTTGGCGGTGCGCTCGAAGGGAACCGAGCCTTCAACTGGTCGCCGGACGGAAAGTGGCTGGCCTACCGCACGGCGAAGCCGAGAGGAATCGCGATCGAAGCAGTGAACGTCGAGACCGGACAGTCGGTCCTCCTCGCCATGGTGGGCAAGGAAGCGTCCGCACCTGTCTTCAGCGGAGACGGAAAGGCCGTAGCCTATGCGGCCGTCGAAGGCGTCAACTACTCTGAAGTCCGGGACAGCAAACGGCCCCTCGTCGTCGTCGACCTCGTTCCCCAGCCTGTCACGTACTCCGAAGACGACCTTGACAAGATCGACGCTCCGAAGGAGGAAACACCCAAAGACCCTTCGGTCCGTATCGTCGAGCGCGGTCTTCAAGACCGTCGCCGCGTCTTGGCGACGGGCGATATCGGTGGCCTGTGGTCCGGCGATGGTCGGTCCGTCTACGCCAACGTCGACGGTCAGTTGGCGACCGTCGACCTTCGCACGGGCGCCGTCAAACCTGTGACCGCCGTCACTGGCGCTGTCGGAAGCCTTGAGACCGCTTCCAACAGACAAAAGGTCTATGTCGTCCAAGCCGGGAGGCCCTCGGCCCTGACCGTCGCATCAGGCGCGCTGGCGCCCGTCGCGTTCAATGCCCAGTACACGGTCGACATGGCGGCCGAGGAGTCCGCACTCTTCGAAGAAGTCTGGTGGGCCATGGACAGGCTCTACTACAACCCGGCCATGAACGACAAACCTTGGCGTCAGATCCGGGACGACTTCAAGGCGATCGTGCCGGGGGTCCAGAGCCGCGAAGACTTCTACGCCCTGATGGGCGAAATGATGGAGCTTCTCGACTCGTCGCACCTCGGTGCCAATGCGCCCGGAGCCGGTCGGACGGGCGGTGACGAAGCGGCATGGCTCGGTGTCGAATGGGACCCGGTCGCCCTTGATACACGGGGCGCATACGTCGTCAAGGAGGTGTACGAGGGAACGCCCGCCTCGAACCCCGATTCGGAACTGAAGCCCGGGGACCGGATCGAATCCGTCGACGGCACGGCCCTGTCCTCCGCGACGCCGCTCAGTACGCTCCTCAATAAGAAAGCCGGGCGCAAAACGTCGTTGTCGGTGTCCCGCAACGACCGGACGGTTTCATTGACGATCCAACCCGTGCGCCCGTCCGCACGGACCGGCATCCTCTATCGGACATGGGTCGAGAAGAACCGCCGACTTGTCGATCAGTACAGTAAGGGTCGGTTCGGATATATCCATATCCAGAGCATGGACGTGCCGAGCCTGGACGTGTTCCTACGAGAGATCCAGACCGAATTGAACGGGAAAGACGGCGTGTTGCTGGACGTCCGCTACAACGGAGGAGGCTTCACGAGCCACATCATCCTCAACACGATGTTGAAATCGCCGTGGCTGATCCGGACGGTCCGGGACAACCCGGGGGTCAAGTTCAGCGAGAACAATTTCCGGGGCAACGCCCTCGAGCTGCCTGCCGCTTGCTTGACCAACCAGTACTCCTTCAGCAACGCCGAAATCTTCTCGGAAGGGTTCCGTCGACTCAAACTCGGTCCGGTCGTCGGTGAGACCACGGCCGGAGGCGTGATCGGGACGGGCGCGTTCGGACTATGGGACGGCGGATCGATCCGGATGCCTGGCAGCGGCGCGTACGCCATCAACGGCGAGAATCTGGAAGCGAACGGTCGGAAGCCGGACGTCGAGGTCCGGTGGAACCCCAACGACTCCGCCGAAGACCGGGATCCTCAGCTCGAGACGGCCGTCAAAGAGCTGTTGAAGCGGATTCCCGCTAAGGGCTGA
- a CDS encoding ribonuclease HIII yields the protein MTGSGAAATPRIGVEEGGKGDFFGPLVVAACYVGPEQETALSGVKDGKKLKDEACLEWDALVRKSCPHAIIVIGPSKYNELYEKVRNLNALLAWGHARAIENLLDQVACETVVSARISDAHGVAKALAARGKTVRFSVPHEEGDPAVAAASVLARAEFIRGLRSLSETFGGFLPKGANRNAVEAGAKIVGTGGKTALKDVAKLHFKTLQEVLKLARTSAQNN from the coding sequence ATGACGGGATCAGGGGCTGCTGCAACACCAAGGATCGGGGTCGAAGAAGGTGGAAAGGGCGACTTTTTCGGACCGCTCGTGGTCGCAGCCTGCTATGTCGGCCCTGAGCAGGAAACGGCCCTCTCAGGTGTCAAAGACGGCAAGAAGCTCAAGGACGAGGCGTGCCTCGAATGGGACGCCCTCGTCCGCAAGTCTTGCCCTCACGCCATTATCGTGATCGGCCCTAGCAAGTACAACGAGCTTTACGAGAAGGTCCGGAACCTGAACGCGCTCCTTGCCTGGGGCCACGCGCGGGCGATCGAGAACCTCTTGGACCAGGTCGCCTGTGAAACGGTCGTGTCCGCCCGTATCTCCGACGCTCACGGGGTCGCTAAGGCCCTAGCCGCCCGCGGTAAGACCGTGCGGTTCTCGGTTCCGCACGAGGAGGGCGACCCGGCCGTCGCCGCTGCCAGCGTGTTGGCCAGGGCCGAATTCATCCGAGGGCTCAGGAGCCTGTCCGAAACGTTCGGCGGCTTCCTGCCAAAGGGTGCGAACCGGAACGCCGTCGAAGCGGGCGCGAAAATCGTCGGGACCGGCGGAAAGACGGCTCTCAAGGACGTCGCCAAACTCCACTTCAAGACCTTACAAGAGGTTCTGAAACTCGCCCGGACATCGGCTCAGAACAACTAG
- a CDS encoding OmpH family outer membrane protein → MNQNKISMAGWLVAAVLGGVVLTGGFQGAQDKFGVVDVNKAVVDSEMGKKNREKMDAESVARQGVIDFMQTHRVLTIEQAQKLKNLSLKTPISATEKAELDKVKEEVVKAAKNFDTLNQKPNPTDDDRNLLQEYNNRVQNTGALVQEWGQSFYNELATLKENLIQEAVKKADASIKDISKKDGYTLVFSSPGACVYGANDLTEAVTKSLNAAK, encoded by the coding sequence ATGAATCAGAACAAGATCTCGATGGCGGGATGGCTCGTGGCCGCCGTGTTGGGCGGCGTCGTGCTCACCGGAGGGTTCCAAGGCGCTCAGGACAAGTTTGGTGTCGTAGACGTGAACAAAGCGGTCGTCGACAGCGAGATGGGTAAGAAGAACCGGGAGAAGATGGACGCCGAGTCCGTCGCTCGTCAGGGCGTCATCGACTTCATGCAGACCCACCGCGTCCTCACGATCGAGCAAGCCCAGAAGCTCAAGAACCTCAGTCTTAAGACGCCGATCAGTGCGACGGAGAAGGCCGAACTGGACAAGGTGAAGGAAGAGGTCGTCAAGGCGGCCAAAAACTTCGACACTCTGAACCAAAAACCGAACCCGACCGACGACGACCGCAACCTGCTTCAGGAATACAACAACCGGGTCCAGAACACCGGAGCACTCGTCCAGGAGTGGGGCCAGTCGTTCTACAACGAGCTTGCGACCCTGAAGGAGAACCTGATCCAAGAAGCCGTGAAGAAGGCCGACGCCTCGATCAAGGACATTTCGAAAAAAGACGGTTACACGCTCGTGTTCTCGTCGCCGGGTGCTTGCGTCTACGGGGCCAACGATCTCACCGAAGCGGTGACGAAGTCCCTGAATGCTGCGAAATAA
- the lpxD gene encoding UDP-3-O-(3-hydroxymyristoyl)glucosamine N-acyltransferase, giving the protein MDGRQGWTLEELGRLLGAEPRGSTGTLFLRPVSAGEGDPLGVTFAESPTYLERALATDVGAIIVERSAPDFDRPALLSDSPRLAFFHLLSLCDRPLRGREGVHPTAIVHESASVASTARIGAYAVVEEDAVIEDGADVLPHSFIGPRCRVGKGSKVLPCAVLVQDVSIGERCIVHSGAVLGTDGFGFASDGTRRIKVPQVGRVEVADDVEVGANTTVDRATAGSTTLADGVKIDNLVQIGHNSHIGENSVLAGQVGVSGSVTIGKNVVVGGQVAFADHVRCGDDILLAGRSGLMGDLEGPGEFFGVPPRPIKEALRLMATQAKVPELMNRIRALEREVERLKSGG; this is encoded by the coding sequence GTGGATGGACGGCAAGGATGGACGCTAGAGGAGCTAGGACGGCTCTTAGGAGCCGAACCCAGGGGAAGCACCGGGACCCTGTTCCTTCGACCGGTCTCGGCGGGTGAGGGCGATCCGCTCGGCGTGACGTTCGCCGAATCTCCGACCTATCTCGAACGGGCTTTGGCGACCGACGTCGGTGCCATCATCGTCGAGAGGTCGGCTCCGGACTTCGACAGGCCGGCCTTGCTCTCGGATTCGCCCCGACTGGCCTTCTTTCACCTCCTGAGTCTTTGCGACCGGCCCTTGCGGGGCCGTGAGGGAGTCCATCCGACCGCGATCGTTCACGAGTCGGCTTCCGTGGCGTCCACCGCTCGGATCGGCGCCTATGCGGTCGTCGAAGAGGACGCCGTCATCGAAGACGGGGCCGACGTCCTTCCGCACAGTTTCATCGGGCCACGGTGCCGTGTCGGGAAGGGATCGAAGGTCCTTCCCTGCGCCGTCTTGGTCCAAGACGTTTCCATCGGAGAACGCTGCATCGTCCATTCCGGTGCGGTTCTTGGCACGGACGGCTTCGGGTTCGCGTCCGACGGTACGAGGCGGATCAAAGTGCCACAAGTCGGCAGGGTCGAGGTCGCCGACGACGTCGAGGTCGGGGCCAATACCACGGTCGATCGGGCGACCGCAGGGTCGACGACCCTCGCGGACGGAGTCAAGATCGACAACCTGGTCCAAATCGGGCACAACTCGCACATCGGGGAGAACTCGGTCCTGGCCGGACAGGTCGGGGTCAGCGGCAGCGTGACCATTGGGAAGAACGTGGTCGTCGGCGGGCAAGTGGCCTTCGCCGACCACGTCCGGTGCGGAGACGACATCCTCCTGGCGGGCCGTTCCGGTCTTATGGGCGACCTCGAGGGCCCTGGAGAGTTCTTCGGTGTGCCGCCTCGCCCCATCAAGGAAGCCCTCAGGTTGATGGCGACCCAGGCTAAGGTTCCCGAGCTGATGAACCGGATCCGTGCGTTGGAGCGCGAAGTGGAGCGGCTGAAGAGTGGAGGTTAG
- a CDS encoding ABC transporter ATP-binding protein translates to MRFGGTWLFRHVSLELDSGQCLCVLGPNGSGKSTFLKILAGLVSPTEGRVHRPERHEIGVSALDLATYPHLSAFEHLELFCKLRHLPPPEPDLLERYGLVGVGPKPVGRFSTGMRARLKLVLAQVHRPTLLLLDEPTAALDEAGRELVGTVIESQIQRGAVVLATNDPDDRRYATHELRLDP, encoded by the coding sequence ATGAGGTTCGGAGGGACATGGTTGTTCCGGCACGTCAGCCTTGAATTGGACTCCGGCCAGTGTCTTTGCGTCCTAGGCCCGAACGGATCGGGCAAATCGACCTTCCTCAAGATCCTGGCAGGGCTTGTCTCGCCTACGGAAGGCCGGGTCCACAGGCCGGAGCGCCACGAGATCGGTGTATCGGCCTTGGACCTTGCGACGTATCCCCACTTGTCGGCCTTCGAGCACTTAGAGCTGTTCTGCAAACTGCGGCATCTGCCGCCTCCGGAACCCGACCTTCTCGAGCGCTACGGGCTCGTCGGTGTCGGGCCCAAGCCTGTCGGACGGTTCAGCACCGGGATGCGGGCACGCTTGAAACTGGTCTTGGCCCAGGTCCACCGACCGACCTTGTTGCTCCTCGACGAACCGACCGCAGCCCTGGACGAAGCCGGCCGTGAGCTTGTCGGAACCGTCATCGAATCTCAGATACAGCGGGGCGCCGTGGTCTTGGCCACGAACGACCCGGACGACCGCCGGTACGCTACGCATGAACTCCGATTGGATCCGTGA
- a CDS encoding heme exporter protein CcmB has translation MNSDWIREALAVFQKEWLSEARSRHGLFTSLLFSFLAVVAVSFASFGEKPSPITASGMLSVVLMFSAVVSLPRSFLIEDEQGTFDLIRMAADPTALFFGKWLYNAVQALLSAGVLALLFVVLTGVEVRNAPMLATGIAVMALALAGGVSVCGALVMGAANRWLLGTAAALPILLPQIFMGMSAMSNALGQRAGSSGWTGILGLTGWAVALCSIGPLLAAAAWKTDE, from the coding sequence ATGAACTCCGATTGGATCCGTGAAGCCCTGGCCGTCTTCCAAAAGGAGTGGCTCAGCGAAGCGCGGTCGAGGCACGGCCTCTTCACGTCCCTTCTCTTCAGCTTCCTCGCCGTCGTCGCCGTCTCTTTTGCAAGTTTCGGAGAAAAACCTTCACCGATCACCGCGTCAGGCATGCTGTCCGTCGTCTTGATGTTCTCGGCCGTCGTCTCGTTACCACGTTCGTTCCTCATTGAGGACGAGCAAGGCACGTTCGACCTCATACGGATGGCCGCGGATCCGACCGCGCTGTTCTTCGGCAAATGGCTGTACAACGCCGTTCAAGCTTTGCTCTCGGCCGGGGTCCTCGCCTTGCTGTTCGTGGTCCTCACCGGCGTCGAAGTCCGGAACGCGCCGATGTTGGCGACCGGAATCGCCGTGATGGCATTGGCCCTCGCCGGAGGCGTCAGCGTGTGCGGCGCTTTGGTCATGGGTGCCGCGAACCGGTGGCTGCTCGGGACGGCGGCGGCCCTGCCGATTCTCCTGCCTCAAATCTTCATGGGGATGAGCGCGATGAGCAACGCTTTAGGACAGCGCGCTGGGAGTTCCGGATGGACCGGCATCCTTGGTCTGACCGGGTGGGCGGTCGCTCTTTGTTCGATCGGGCCCCTGCTCGCTGCGGCGGCTTGGAAGACGGACGAGTGA
- the ccsA gene encoding cytochrome c biogenesis protein CcsA, translated as MRPTLLFLGLGFVAMTAYNFIVPNAMGFTNARVLLWHLPCAFVCTFLLFGQAYLGVRYLMARDLKWDARLGGCIELGVLFASLTMVTGIWFSKFEWGAWWSWDPKQTSFLIVLFLMTAGLALRAGFPDEKRRAAVSSAYAVLTLLPALFLTFVFPRLKEIENRSLHPSQTLPKNQLDGNYWAGVLGTFVLLSVFAYVAYRMRAQVAMLASRSDDNYGMEQPSVGGPTVTRVVRPVGVSEDH; from the coding sequence ATGAGACCGACACTGCTTTTCTTAGGGCTCGGTTTCGTCGCGATGACCGCGTACAACTTCATCGTTCCGAACGCGATGGGGTTCACGAACGCAAGGGTCTTGCTCTGGCACTTGCCGTGTGCGTTCGTGTGCACCTTCCTTCTTTTCGGACAGGCCTATCTGGGCGTGCGCTACCTGATGGCCCGCGATCTGAAGTGGGACGCAAGGCTTGGCGGGTGTATCGAACTGGGCGTCCTCTTCGCCTCGTTGACGATGGTCACCGGGATCTGGTTCAGCAAGTTCGAGTGGGGCGCATGGTGGAGTTGGGACCCCAAGCAGACGTCGTTCCTGATCGTCCTTTTCCTGATGACGGCGGGCCTGGCGCTCAGGGCAGGTTTCCCGGACGAGAAGCGGCGCGCGGCCGTTTCTTCGGCCTATGCCGTCCTGACGCTCCTCCCGGCTTTGTTCTTGACGTTTGTCTTCCCGCGGCTCAAAGAGATCGAGAACCGGTCCCTTCACCCGTCGCAGACATTGCCCAAGAACCAGTTGGACGGCAACTATTGGGCGGGCGTGCTGGGCACGTTCGTCCTACTCAGCGTCTTTGCCTACGTCGCGTACCGGATGCGCGCGCAGGTCGCGATGCTCGCTTCCCGATCGGATGACAACTATGGAATGGAACAACCTTCTGTGGGCGGTCCCACCGTTACTCGTGTGGTTCGGCCTGTGGGCGTATCTGAGGACCATTGA
- a CDS encoding BamA/TamA family outer membrane protein, with product MLIGTVVLLATMAWGQAGSTVKSVTVRGNQNVTSDAIMAAMKIKVGRPLVQKDLLDDEASVRNMGFFKDVKMLSRPVSESEAEVIVEVAEYPVVREVRVVGNSVLKTEDVTKIATTAQATGQVWNNRNAKAISDAVAKAYEDKGYMGVQFDKLGPDDSSPGTLLISIVEPKVREIKLIGLKRTQEKVIRRIMRTKPGKTLSAKDWRRDIEELYYTYWFENDGVKPAIPEPTDVPGEYNLAIEFKEARTGLLNAGIALDPQSRLVGTLSYSDSNFLGRGQSVGIQLAQATVGGGPSAEVAFGNRFYDSRDTSMNVQLFSRVVYNFTGAGVDPFGGNESTGKFDERRTGASVTFSRPMKDFRATVGVRGQNIKTLNLNPGPTDEFIQQDGDLVTFELGAAYDTRQPSVEPYKGELLQLTVSPGYSNITSIGGNVKNYTDVLGQNFYVKSNIEYRKFWSKRLPLDAPIDQPRPVVAFRAKYGMLSGTAPFFEQQFVGGAESLRGYQNQRFWGNQSFLTTLEYRQPVQKSFNVIGFVDYGGAWGGYGQIKDFDQSSKPRLRLGYGVGVGFRVPQLGTIRIDFAFNQEGQNRTHFSFGSSF from the coding sequence ATGCTAATCGGAACGGTCGTCTTGTTGGCGACCATGGCTTGGGGGCAAGCCGGATCGACCGTCAAATCGGTCACGGTGCGCGGGAACCAGAACGTCACGTCGGACGCGATCATGGCCGCCATGAAGATCAAGGTCGGGCGGCCGCTGGTCCAAAAGGACCTTCTCGACGACGAGGCGTCCGTCCGCAACATGGGCTTCTTCAAAGACGTGAAGATGCTCAGCCGGCCGGTTTCGGAAAGTGAAGCCGAGGTCATCGTCGAGGTCGCCGAGTACCCGGTCGTGCGCGAAGTCCGCGTCGTCGGGAACAGCGTGCTCAAGACCGAAGACGTGACGAAGATCGCGACGACGGCCCAAGCGACGGGACAGGTCTGGAACAACCGCAACGCCAAGGCGATCAGCGACGCCGTCGCCAAAGCCTACGAGGACAAGGGCTACATGGGCGTCCAGTTCGACAAGCTCGGACCGGACGACTCGTCGCCGGGCACGTTGCTGATCAGCATCGTCGAACCCAAGGTCCGCGAGATCAAGCTGATCGGCCTCAAGCGCACGCAGGAGAAAGTCATCCGGCGGATCATGCGCACCAAGCCTGGGAAGACGCTGAGCGCGAAAGACTGGCGGCGCGACATCGAAGAGCTCTACTATACGTACTGGTTCGAGAACGACGGGGTCAAACCCGCCATCCCCGAGCCGACCGACGTACCGGGCGAATACAACCTTGCGATCGAGTTCAAGGAAGCCCGTACGGGCCTTTTGAACGCCGGCATCGCGCTCGACCCCCAAAGCCGGCTCGTCGGGACCTTAAGCTATAGCGACTCGAACTTCCTGGGCCGCGGCCAGAGCGTGGGCATCCAACTCGCCCAAGCGACGGTGGGCGGCGGCCCTTCCGCCGAAGTCGCCTTCGGGAACCGCTTCTACGACTCCCGCGACACGTCGATGAACGTGCAGTTGTTCTCAAGGGTCGTTTACAACTTCACGGGCGCCGGCGTCGACCCGTTCGGCGGGAACGAGTCGACGGGCAAGTTCGACGAACGCCGCACGGGCGCTTCGGTGACGTTCAGCAGGCCGATGAAGGACTTCCGGGCGACCGTGGGCGTCCGCGGGCAGAACATCAAGACGCTGAACCTGAACCCTGGACCGACCGACGAGTTCATCCAGCAGGACGGCGACCTCGTGACGTTCGAACTCGGTGCGGCCTACGACACGCGCCAGCCGAGCGTCGAGCCCTATAAGGGCGAGCTCTTACAGCTCACCGTGTCCCCCGGGTATTCGAACATCACGTCGATCGGCGGGAACGTCAAGAACTACACAGACGTCCTGGGTCAGAACTTCTACGTGAAATCGAACATCGAGTACCGGAAGTTCTGGTCGAAGAGGCTGCCGTTGGACGCTCCGATCGACCAGCCTCGACCGGTCGTCGCCTTCCGGGCCAAGTACGGGATGTTGTCGGGCACGGCCCCGTTCTTCGAACAGCAGTTCGTCGGCGGCGCCGAGTCCCTGCGCGGCTATCAGAACCAGCGGTTCTGGGGCAACCAGTCGTTCTTGACCACGTTGGAGTACCGACAACCCGTTCAAAAGTCGTTCAACGTGATCGGTTTCGTGGACTATGGCGGAGCATGGGGCGGGTACGGGCAGATCAAGGACTTCGACCAGAGCAGTAAGCCGCGTCTGAGGCTCGGCTACGGCGTGGGAGTCGGGTTCCGCGTCCCGCAACTCGGCACGATCCGCATCGACTTCGCCTTCAACCAAGAGGGCCAGAACCGGACCCACTTCTCGTTCGGGTCGAGTTTCTAA